DNA from Pelodiscus sinensis isolate JC-2024 chromosome 1, ASM4963464v1, whole genome shotgun sequence:
tggattttgaggggagcagccgggtcactgctgtaCCCATGGGGGCGTGTTcaccccaaaagtggcacaaagagggccatgtgaggtgtcaaatagaagtttactttcttctgattctcaaaatgctattcatgtgattgtataatgtctgtttCTGAAGATATACGCATGTTCTTTGTATgagtactgaatatttctctatatgtggttgagtaatgggccaggaatgtttgtctattgacatgctaatgagcaaagctctggaccaatagccctctataggccaaggacacacctcgagAATGGTGACTCATACCaaggggctaccagcagggaacacagggatagaccatgggccaggtgacctgctgcagccaagaagagaccaggaaggatgtataaatatgccatgtggccgactccatcttggtcttcataTCTGCTCCTaaccccagatgcggcctcgcgGGGAATcatgagccgggaagaactgtagACCCATCTtgacataggatgtgcaacaaggacttttaagccagcagctataacatctctgctagagcctgcatcgagaactgggagattcgatgcatgtaatgtgtgatactttaacaacctcactctcgtgcttttctttcttgtagtaataaacctttagatcgcagattctaaaggactggctctgCGTGGTTTGTGAgtaagatccagagagtaaattggcctgggatctgtggctggtttcttggaaccggacagaactcgttcggggtaggtggggttgggttctaagacccctcacctgtgtatgaggcctgggacCATccggggcatggatattgctggggtgtcggaggggttttgctcgtgaggcttcaggcaggcagctgaagcactctgtgggactggtttgtggcctatttgggaaggtctccagttgGGGGCTAGATAGAGCCCTGAAtgtgagcaatttgccctgagtgaatgccctcagctgtgcccagatctGGCCCGGTCTATCAcactggcatttgcactgccaccatttatcccaccccagagtgtgcccttctctggactcagagtcccagacgaGTGCGTGGGCACacttgaagatctgcagctggagtggaggttctctggaggttgtgtgtgtgttcatcCAAGCTGTGAAGCCAGCTGcaaactccctctgccactggagcaggctccaccaaacaccagcagctctggttctCTTTGGACCCAAAGTGAGTCTATATCTTGGAGGTTTGTCCCAggaagcactttcccaaagagcccagttACTTACAGCCTCCTCCTATGTGCTGGTTGTTGTGTAGTCCtcctcagccacaggcacagccagagtctctcccctctagggcaatcagcaGCCAGCTAGATCCAAGCACCGCAGACTTTCAGTCCCAGGCTGTAGCCacaacacaacagctcctgggcTGGATATAAGGCTCCTCCACAACAGTCTGGTTCCCCTCTCCCAAAATGGAGAGCTCCAGACTGCTGAGACCCTCTCTCAACATGCCGGGACAAGCCCTTTCTTCCTCAAGGggtcatgggagttgtagtttccaGGGTTAGATTGCTGCACACAGGATCCTCTCAGAAAAAAttcagaggcacctttagtaaggggactacaacAGATTCTCAGTTCTTCCCTAGACAAGGCATGGAGTTGGGGTGACCACCCCCCACCATCCCagagagcaatgcagacactgaatcactCCAGCTCAGGGGAGATGCAGTGCTCTGGCATAGCACCCAGGAAGCCAACCCtcaaaagggatcaaaaccccCGATAAATccgtctttctctgtgtaaaagttttacacaaggaAAGATCATGAGGATGTTCTTcctcaatgaaagagagatatgcacactcATTGGTCTTTCCCCCCAGGAAACAATAATTTACACTtggcctgatagtaaacaaaagtgtttaaaCAAGTACAAACGgtaagatttaagtggttgcaagtgtaAACAAATCAAAGAAAGTTActacaaatgaaaagaaaacacatagtTAGTTCTAATTCACTACAAACTCAAAATTGATCTTTcactctgacttgggtctccacATCTCTGTTTCCTTTGTAGCCTAGTGTGTCAGGCTGTTCCTcaggccagccaaagacaaaggccTGATAACTTCCTCTTGCTTAAATAATCTTCCCCagggtgggaatcttttgttctccattcccccttccatggaaaattaccggGCTAAAAATGGAATCCCAGTTACAGGTGGCATGGTCAAATGATTTACTAGTCCAAGGCAGggcaaacaaggctgtttacaagtcgaCAAGTTGATCGCCCAGTCACTAAGGATTCCTGGGCATCAGGAATGGCTCTCATAAGCACATTTCAAACTATACAAggtctcatacttcatatttctaactgtACCTACAAGAATGAGACATGCACCAAATCGGACATTCAgagtatgtctggactacatgcctctggcgacagaggcatgtagattagggtacccggcataggaaaatgaagcggcgatttaaataatcgccacttcatttaaattaaaatggctgatgtgctgagccgatcagctgtttgtctgcacagcgtgctagtctggacgctctgcggtcgacatcgaagacatttgtcgacctccccggtatgccttgtgggatgaggtttactggggaggtcgacaaatgcctttgatgtcgaccacggagtgtCCATGCTAgcatgctgtgccgacaaacagctgatcagcggaGCGCGactgccatttaaatttaaatgaagcggcaattatttaaattgctgcttcagttTCCTAttccgggtagcctaatctacatacctctgttgccagaggcatgtagtctagacataccctcagatccaGAAGATTGTAACATGAAAATGTTCAGGTTACATAAGATATTCTTCCAAAGCAACCCCTCCCTGTGGCCAGCACAAACCAAAGAGAGGAGGGAGTCAGGCCCTGAATCTCTGGCCCGGACTCCTGTGTGAGCgaccctccctcacacacacagctctgccttgACTCCGTGGGGAGTGGGTCCAGCGAGTGTGAGGTGTGCAGAGCCATCAACAGGGGAAAGAGGCTGCCTGAATGGGTCTCTGGCATTAATGAAGTCTCTGCCTTAACTCAGTCACAAGCACCTGTTGGAGGGTGTAAGTGAGGGGTGGGTGATAGAGACCTACCGCCCATTGGAAGTTTTGGGGCAACCCCCATAGGCCTTGTGCTTTGGGGGTCCTGTGGGGCCTGAGGAGACCCAGGAGACTAATAGCAGAGCAgaccccctgcactcactggcagctgcaggaagcaaAGGAACCCAATCACAGCCCGTGTCTCTCCCCAGCTCCAAGCTGCACTGCCTAATAAGCCCCGTGCAGGGCCTCAGGGCTGCCATGCACAGAGCTGCTGTGGCCTTCTTACCCCCCAGTCTCAGCTGCTCCAGGCTCGGGCAGAGAAGcgcatccctcccctggctgcagcagatGACTGAGCCAGCCACAGGAAAGATGTGCTCTGCAAGCCCCAGGAGCAAGGCTGGATTAAATAAGGGACTTTATGGGCCATAGTGCTGGGCCATGGACTAAAGAGGGCACCTTAGCTCAGGATCCTGGGCTGCCTCCATAAACCTCTGTGTCCTTGGCAGCTCTTCCTGGGTGGGAATGAGGCAGTTCTGTTCACGGATCATTCCTTgacccctgtctgcagccatgtTACCATGAGGGCTAAAGGAAGCGCTCTCCCCATGGTCCCCTCAAAggcaccattttgggagagcggggtgggggaggcagcagccatgcgcCCCGGAACGTGGCttgttttcttcccattcccctgactatcagggcACTCAAAAAGATCTAGGACTGGAACTGAATATTATCCCTAAGATTTTTTCGTGGCCCGTGGATGTTTAATCACAGATGGGAGAATGACAAGCCAGCTGTCCTGAGAGACAGAATCAATGTCCCTTCTCCTTATTGACTGTATTGATAGGAATTCTGAGGTTGGTGCAACCGCTGATATGGTTCTTTACGGACCAGCATCCCACAGTCCCCTGGCTCTCCACAAACACAGTCACTTTTAACTGTTGCTCCTTCACTGAGCGCACTGTACTTCCTCCCCAGTGGGAGGGGACAGGCCTTCTCACATGGCTCCAGGCCTCACACCCCATTAGAACATACTTCTACAGAATGAGGGTCATATGTAACGGCTCAGGAGGGAACAGGTGTCGGTTGCTGGCTATTTTCATGGCACGGGTCattgctgctggagctgggagaTGAGCTCACCCTTCACTTGAATAACACCTTGACGATCCTCGCACGCAGGTGTTTGCTTTTCACGCTGTACACGATCGGGTTCATCAGAGGCGGGACCAGCAGGGAGATGTAGCCCAGGAGAATCTGAAGCAAGAGGGAAGAGCTATTCCCGAATCTATGAACGACAGACAAGCCAATATCTGGTATGTAGAAGAGAAGCACGGCGCAGAGGTGGGAGACGCAGGTCTTCAGGGCCTTCAGGCACTCCGTGGAAGATGCTACACTCAGCACAGTTTTGAGGATCATAACGTAGGAAAGAAAGATGAACAAAGAGTCTAAGCCCACTGCAAAAAGTTTGATAGCAAAACCATAGATGCTGTTGACGGTGATGTCCGCACAGGCCATCTTCATGACCTCCTGGTGCAGGCAGTAGGAGTGGGAGAGGACATTGGATCGGCAGTATTGGAATCGTTTCAAGAGAAATGGGAGAGGGAATATTAGGGCCACGGATCTTATCACAAACACCAGTCCCATCTTGGTTATTGTTGGCAGGGTTAAGATGGACGTGTACCTCAGTGGGATACAAATAGCGATGAAGCGGTCAAAGGCCATCAACAAGAGCACGGAGGACTCAATGTATGAAAACGAGTGGATGAAGAACATCTGGGCAAAACAGGCATCCAGGCTGATCTCCCTCCAATTAAACAAGAATATGCTCAGGATTGTCGGTATGGTGGCTATCGATAAGCCAAGGTCTGTGAGTGCCAACATGGAGAGGAAAATGTACATAGGCTCATGGAGGCTTAGATCTGTTTTTATAATGAATAGAATGACTGAATTGCCTACTATTGAAACAACATACATTAAGCAGAAAAAGACAGCAATCCAGAGATGGACGTCGTCCAACCCAGGTATCCCGGTGAGAAGGAACACGGCTGAGTTGAGTCTTGTGTCATTAACCACTGTCATCATGTTCTGAGGTCATCCAAGGAGTGTGCAGCTTTCCTTTCTGAAAAAAGAACACAAGACAAGATGATATGTAGCAAGACATCTCTCTGCTCTCAAGACACATCGCCAGTGTCCCAAGCGCTCAAGGGACATGGCCAGAAATATAGTCTTGTTTTTACAGCATTCATGGGAAGGAAGATTGGCGCTGCTAGACTGGATCAGACATGGAGCCCATCTATCGCAGTGCCCGGTGGCCATTTCCAGATGCGGCAGAGGAAGGTGGAAGGAGCCTTACAATAGCCATGGGTTAACCTGCTCCCAGAGAAAATTTCCCCTTTCACCCACTAAGTAGACATATTTAGCTGTGTAAATCAGGACAGTGCAGAGAACTTCTAATACTTTAAATAACAAAACTCACTGCTGGAATGAGATTTCTTGGTAGCCCACATAAACATCTAGTCCCTCTGAATCCTGCTGAGTGCTTTCCCTCATTTACATCTTGTGGCTGGGAGTTCCACAGACTACTGAAAAACACTGTGAATTTGGCAATTGGGACTTTCCGATAGGCACCCTTTCTGACTCTCCGTGGCTGAGTGTTCTCCATGGTATCAGGACGTGTGTTTAAATGCATGGCAAGTGCATGGTGAAAGCAGTCATTGTGTTTATTAGTACAGCATGTAAACATATTTCATTGTCTGATGGTGTACAATATTATTTGCTCCACTACTGACAGTCCAAATTATGCCACTGCTTCTTACTAGAAAAATGGATATTCTCAGTTCCAGGTTCTGAATTCAATTACATTGATGTAAACTGCATCACTCTATATTTACATATACAAATTCACTCAGAACTgacatactgagtcagaccaaacgtccatcaaGCCCGGTATCCTAACTTCTGAAaagggccaatgccaggtgccacagagggactgaacagaacagggaatcatcaagtgatttttcctctatctcccattcccagcttctgacaaacagaggcaagggacaccactcctacccatcctgaaaAATAAGCATTGTTGGACCTatacatgaatttatctagttatttttttggACCtattaaagccctggtcttcataacatcctctggcaatgagttccgcaggttgactttgcgctgtgtgaagaaatactttcttttgtttgttttaaacccgctatctattaatttcattgggtgacccctagttcttatgttatgggaacaagtaaataacttttccttattcactttctacacaccagtcatgattttatagacctctatcatattctccaTTTGTCTCctttttctaagttgaaaagtctcagtctttttaatctctcttcataaggcTGCCATTCAAAATCCCTAATCATttatgttgctcttttctggaattttttcaatgccaagatatctgACGTGACACATCTATACActgtattcaggatgtgggcataacaggaatttatagagaggcaatcagattttctctgtcttattctctatccctttttaaatgattcccaacattccatttgctttttttgactgccgctgcacactattCGGatgtttcagagaactacccaccatgactccaggatctctctcttgagtggtaacagatgAATTTAGTTGCCaatattttgtatgtatatttgggcTTATGTTTTGCCatgttcattactttgcatttatcaacattaaaatccatttgccattttgttgcccagtcacccagtttggGTAggtctttttgaagctcttcacagttttcCTTTCTGTGACAGATCTGGCATGCTGTCCCAGTCTGCGGTGACATGGGGACATCCCCGGGTTATAGTCTGGACTGTTGATAAGCTGAGTCCCTCAGATCCCCACACAGTGCTTTGCTGAAAGATCCACCACTCCAGGTTTGCTCCACATAACTTGCAGGATGTAAATCACTCTCAGCTGTATTCTACAAGAGCTATGGCCAGCCCGCCATGAATTACTCTGCAGGGCAGCACTAGCAAACTCCCCTTGCCACAATTTTCCATGAAATATGCATCTTTTACTACCCTTACCAGCTGACAGCTTCTGAACAGCACAAAGTCATAGACAATCCATCTATagtacatacagaatgggaagcgactgtctagggaggagtactgcagagaggaatctaggggtcatagtggaccacaagctcaaTATGAGCTAACACTGACACTGttggcaaacatgattctgggctgcattaccaggagtgttgtgagcaagacacgagaagtcattcctccgctctactctgcgctgactaggcctcagttggagtattctgtccaggtctgggcaccacatttcaagaaagatgtggagaaattggagaaggt
Protein-coding regions in this window:
- the LOC102446469 gene encoding olfactory receptor 51G2-like, giving the protein MMTVVNDTRLNSAVFLLTGIPGLDDVHLWIAVFFCLMYVVSIVGNSVILFIIKTDLSLHEPMYIFLSMLALTDLGLSIATIPTILSIFLFNWREISLDACFAQMFFIHSFSYIESSVLLLMAFDRFIAICIPLRYTSILTLPTITKMGLVFVIRSVALIFPLPFLLKRFQYCRSNVLSHSYCLHQEVMKMACADITVNSIYGFAIKLFAVGLDSLFIFLSYVMILKTVLSVASSTECLKALKTCVSHLCAVLLFYIPDIGLSVVHRFGNSSSLLLQILLGYISLLVPPLMNPIVYSVKSKHLRARIVKVLFK